CGCCGCTGGGGATGGCCTACATCGAGGAAACCAACAACCTGAGCCACTCGTACATGGGGTTGTTGAAGCAGGCCAAGTATCCCAACACGGCCAAGCTGTTCATGGTGTTCATGCAGACGCCGGAGGGACAGGCGCTCAACCGGAAGTGGGAACTGGCGGACACCAGCTACTATCCCGAGAACACCATGTACAAGATCGCCAAGGACCTGAGGGACCGGGGCGTGGCGCCGCCGTACATCAGCATTCCGACGTACATGAAGGTCAAGCCGCAAGTGGAAAAGTGGAAGAGCGAGTACAAGAAGATCCTGGTGGGTCAGAAGAAGTAGGCGGATTCCCGCCCCCGATCGGGGTCGAGGGCAAGCTTTCGCTGGAATGACCGTGTCGCGGCGCGGCGCCGTGCTGCGATGAGGCCAGCTTTATGGACACCACCGTAACAGTCGACAGACCCGCGGGCGCGCGCCTGGGGCGTTTCCTGGGCGCGCGCTTCCTGCTTATCGCGTTCACCGGCGCGGTGCTGTCGGTGGTGCTGGTTCTGCTGGCGGTGGTCCTGGACATCGCTTTCCAGGACCCGCTGGATTCCTCCGTCTATACGCTCAAGAACTTCAGCGACCTCTACCTGGACCCCTTCGTCTACGGGGCACTGTACAACACGGCGGTTTTCACGGCGGTGACGGTGTTCGTCGCCCTGGTGTTCGCGGTGCCCATCGCGTGGCTCGCGGAGCGCACCGACCTTCCCGGCCGGAGCCTGGTCTTTCCGCTGATGACCGCCAGCGCCATCATCCCGGGCACCTTCGGCGCCCTGGGCTGGCTGTTCATGTTCCATCCGAGGATCGGCACCATCAATCACTGGCTGATGAATCTGGTGCCGTTCATCGACTCCCCGCCCATCAACATCGTTTCGGTGTCGGGCATGGGGTTCATCTCGGGCCTCGGGCTCTCGTCGCTGGCGTTCATCATGCTGGCGGCTACGTTCCGCGCCATGGACCCGGCCCTGGAGGAGAGCGCGCAGATCCATGGCCTGAGCTTTCCCCAGCGAATCTGGCACGTGACGCTGCCGCTCATGTGGCCGGGCATCCTGGCGGCGGGCATCTACGTCGGCACCATCGGCCTCGCCTCCTTCGACGTCCCCGCCATCATCGGCATGGCGAACCGCATCTTCACCTTCAGCACGTTCGTATTCAACGAAGCGGACCCGCAGGAGGGGCCGCCGAACTTCAGCATCGTCGGCGCGGCCAGCGTGCTGATGATCGTGGTGGGGTTGCTGCTGAGCTGGTGGTACCTGAAGGTGATCAGCCGCTCCCACCGCTACACGGTGGTCACCGGCAAGAGCTACCGTCCCAACATCGTCCCGCTGGGACGGTGGTGGATCGC
This Deltaproteobacteria bacterium DNA region includes the following protein-coding sequences:
- a CDS encoding ABC transporter permease subunit, which codes for MDTTVTVDRPAGARLGRFLGARFLLIAFTGAVLSVVLVLLAVVLDIAFQDPLDSSVYTLKNFSDLYLDPFVYGALYNTAVFTAVTVFVALVFAVPIAWLAERTDLPGRSLVFPLMTASAIIPGTFGALGWLFMFHPRIGTINHWLMNLVPFIDSPPINIVSVSGMGFISGLGLSSLAFIMLAATFRAMDPALEESAQIHGLSFPQRIWHVTLPLMWPGILAAGIYVGTIGLASFDVPAIIGMANRIFTFSTFVFNEADPQEGPPNFSIVGAASVLMIVVGLLLSWWYLKVISRSHRYTVVTGKSYRPNIVPLGRWWIAGWAFIGIKLGLGIVFPFLALVWASLMPYFQPFSMQALAFVSLDNFRQIPWDIFWMATKNTAILTLTVPTILMFIGLAISWVVIRSGFRYAWLVDMIAFLPHAVPNLIFSVAILVIALFWLPEYIPFYNTVYIILVVFVIARISFPTRVYNNALLQIHKELDEAAYVSGLGPFGVLRNILVPLLAPATLYAWIWVALLSYRELTLAAFLTAKDNQTLPTLVLSFVTRGESTVAAAISLLLLAFMVPLVVLYFFFGRRTLQLGGA